From Pseudomonas sp. LS1212, the proteins below share one genomic window:
- the rmf gene encoding ribosome modulation factor, producing the protein MRRLKRDPLERAFLRGYQYGIHGKSRELCPFTLPSVRQAWINGWREGRGDNWDGMTGTAGIHRLNELHAVG; encoded by the coding sequence ATGAGAAGACTTAAGCGTGATCCGTTGGAACGAGCATTTTTACGCGGATATCAGTACGGCATCCATGGCAAATCCCGCGAGCTTTGCCCTTTTACTCTACCGTCGGTACGCCAAGCCTGGATTAACGGCTGGCGCGAAGGACGCGGCGACAACTGGGACGGTATGACCGGCACTGCGGGTATCCACAGACTCAACGAACTTCACGCCGTTGGCTGA
- a CDS encoding quinone-dependent dihydroorotate dehydrogenase — protein MYTLARQLLFKLSPETSHDLSLDLIGAGGRLGLNGLLTKAPAKLPVTVMGLDFPNPVGLAAGLDKNGAAIDGFAQLGFGFVEIGTVTPRPQPGNPKPRIFRLPEAEAIINRMGFNNLGVDNLITRVQAAKYTGILGINIGKNFDTPVERAVDDYLICLDKVYPHASYITVNVSSPNTPGLRSLQFGESLKQLLGALAERREVLAQQLGKRVPLAIKIAPDMSDEETVLVAAALLESGMDAVIATNTTLGREGVEGLEHGDEAGGLSGAPVREKSTHIVKVLAGELAGKMPIIAAGGITEGKHAAEKIAAGASLVQIYSGFIYKGPALIRESVDAIAAMPAR, from the coding sequence ATGTATACCCTGGCCCGCCAGCTACTGTTCAAACTCTCCCCGGAAACCTCCCACGACCTGTCGCTGGACCTGATAGGTGCCGGCGGCCGTTTGGGCCTCAATGGCTTGCTGACCAAGGCACCGGCCAAGCTGCCGGTAACCGTCATGGGCCTCGACTTCCCCAACCCGGTGGGGTTGGCTGCCGGCCTGGACAAGAATGGCGCCGCCATCGACGGCTTCGCCCAACTGGGCTTCGGGTTCGTCGAAATCGGCACCGTGACCCCGCGCCCGCAACCCGGCAACCCCAAGCCGCGGATCTTCCGCCTGCCCGAGGCTGAAGCCATCATCAACCGCATGGGCTTCAACAACCTCGGCGTCGACAACCTGATCACGCGCGTGCAGGCTGCCAAATACACCGGCATCCTCGGGATCAACATCGGCAAGAACTTCGACACCCCGGTCGAGCGCGCTGTCGACGACTACCTGATCTGCCTGGACAAGGTCTACCCCCACGCCAGCTACATTACCGTCAACGTCAGCTCGCCCAACACCCCGGGCCTGCGCAGCCTGCAATTCGGCGAGTCGCTCAAGCAATTGCTCGGCGCCCTGGCCGAACGCCGTGAAGTCCTGGCACAGCAACTGGGCAAGCGCGTCCCGCTGGCGATCAAGATCGCGCCGGACATGAGCGACGAAGAAACCGTACTGGTGGCTGCGGCATTGCTGGAGTCGGGTATGGATGCGGTCATCGCCACCAACACCACCCTCGGTCGCGAAGGTGTCGAAGGCCTTGAGCATGGCGACGAGGCCGGCGGTCTGTCCGGTGCGCCGGTACGCGAAAAGAGCACCCACATCGTCAAGGTGCTGGCAGGTGAGCTGGCCGGGAAGATGCCGATCATTGCCGCCGGAGGCATTACCGAGGGCAAGCACGCCGCCGAAAAGATCGCGGCAGGTGCGAGCCTGGTGCAAATCTATTCGGGCTTCATCTACAAGGGCCCGGCCTTGATCCGTGAATCGGTGGATGCGATCGCGGCCATGCCGGCTCGCTGA
- a CDS encoding CmpA/NrtA family ABC transporter substrate-binding protein: MHNTPVNPLAWVNGSDAPEKHSLDIGFMALSDCASVVVAATQGFAQPYGLTLNLKRQSSWATLRDKLVSGELDAAHSLYGLIYAVHLGIGGTNATDMAVLMGLNQNGQSINLSPHLQDHAVTNPEALKCHVHQSRTKLTFAQTFPTGTHAMWLYYWLASQGIHPLQDVESVVVPPPQMVTHLQAGRIDGFCVGEPWSASAVKQGLGFTLATSQTIWPDHPEKVLGCTRAFIEQYPNTARALVMAILEASRFIEQSQENRRSTAQLLSGKDYLDAPLDCIEPRLLGNYEDGLGNAWQDPHALRLHNKGEVNQPYLSDGMWFMTQFRRWGLLRDDPDYLGVARQVQQMALYREAAEALGVPCSAESMRSSRLIDGTVWDGTDPAGYARSFKLHALVDSLPLQANR, from the coding sequence ATGCACAACACACCAGTGAACCCACTGGCCTGGGTCAACGGCAGCGATGCCCCGGAAAAGCACAGCCTCGACATCGGCTTCATGGCCCTGAGCGACTGTGCTTCGGTCGTCGTCGCAGCCACCCAAGGCTTTGCCCAACCCTACGGCCTGACCCTCAACCTCAAGCGCCAGAGCTCCTGGGCCACCCTGCGCGACAAACTGGTCAGCGGCGAGCTCGATGCCGCCCACAGCCTCTATGGGCTGATCTACGCCGTACACCTGGGCATCGGCGGCACCAACGCCACCGACATGGCCGTGCTAATGGGCCTGAACCAGAACGGCCAAAGCATCAATCTCTCGCCCCACCTGCAAGACCACGCCGTGACCAACCCTGAAGCACTCAAATGTCACGTGCACCAAAGCAGAACAAAACTCACCTTTGCCCAGACCTTTCCTACCGGCACCCACGCCATGTGGCTGTATTACTGGCTCGCCAGCCAAGGCATCCATCCGCTGCAGGACGTAGAAAGCGTCGTCGTACCGCCACCGCAAATGGTCACCCACCTGCAAGCCGGGCGCATCGATGGCTTCTGCGTCGGTGAGCCGTGGTCGGCCAGCGCCGTCAAACAGGGCCTGGGCTTTACCTTGGCAACCAGCCAGACGATCTGGCCCGACCACCCGGAAAAAGTCCTGGGCTGCACCCGCGCCTTCATCGAACAGTACCCCAACACCGCGCGGGCACTGGTCATGGCCATCCTCGAAGCCAGCCGCTTTATCGAACAAAGCCAGGAAAACCGCCGCAGCACTGCGCAGCTGCTCAGTGGCAAGGACTACCTGGATGCCCCACTGGACTGCATCGAACCTCGCCTGCTCGGCAACTACGAAGACGGCTTGGGCAACGCCTGGCAAGACCCTCACGCGTTACGGCTCCATAATAAAGGGGAGGTCAACCAACCGTACCTGTCTGACGGCATGTGGTTCATGACCCAGTTCCGCCGCTGGGGCCTGCTGCGCGATGACCCGGACTACCTTGGCGTTGCCCGGCAAGTCCAGCAAATGGCGCTGTACCGCGAGGCCGCCGAGGCACTGGGCGTGCCCTGCTCCGCCGAGTCGATGCGCAGCAGCCGCTTGATCGACGGAACAGTCTGGGACGGCACCGACCCTGCCGGCTACGCGCGCAGCTTCAAGCTGCATGCGTTGGTCGATTCCTTGCCACTGCAAGCCAACCGCTGA
- a CDS encoding ANTAR domain-containing response regulator gives MLRILLINDTAKKVGRLRAALIEAGFEVIDESGLTIDLPARVETVRPDVILIDTESPSRDVMEQVVLVSRDQPRPIVMFTDEHDPDVMRQAIKSGVSAYIVEGIHAQRLQPILDVAMARFESDQALRAQLLARDQQLAERKRIELAKGMLMKMKDCKEEEAYTLMRRQAMSKQQKLIQVAEQIIAMNDLLK, from the coding sequence ATGCTGCGAATCCTGCTGATCAACGACACCGCCAAGAAGGTCGGGCGCCTGCGCGCCGCGCTGATCGAGGCCGGCTTTGAAGTAATCGACGAATCCGGCCTCACCATCGACCTGCCCGCGCGCGTCGAAACGGTGCGACCGGACGTGATTCTGATCGATACCGAGTCACCGAGCCGCGATGTCATGGAGCAAGTGGTCCTGGTCAGTCGCGACCAACCGCGCCCCATCGTCATGTTTACCGACGAACACGACCCCGATGTGATGCGTCAGGCCATCAAGTCCGGCGTCAGTGCCTACATTGTCGAAGGTATCCACGCGCAGCGCCTGCAGCCCATCCTGGACGTGGCAATGGCCCGCTTTGAAAGCGACCAGGCCCTGCGTGCCCAGCTTCTGGCGCGCGACCAGCAATTGGCCGAGCGCAAGCGCATAGAACTGGCCAAGGGAATGCTGATGAAAATGAAAGACTGCAAGGAAGAAGAGGCCTACACCCTGATGCGGCGCCAGGCCATGAGCAAGCAGCAGAAACTCATCCAGGTGGCCGAGCAAATCATCGCCATGAACGACTTGTTGAAGTAG
- a CDS encoding NarK/NasA family nitrate transporter has protein sequence MNTSFWKSGHAPTLFAAFLYFDLSFMVWYLLGPLAVQIATDLQLTTQQRGLVVATPILAGAIMRLFMGVLVDRLSPKAAGLIGQVIVICALFGAWKLGIHSYEQALLLGVFLGVAGASFAVSLPLASQWYPPQHQGKAMGIAGAGNSGTVLAALLAPVLAASFGWGNVFGLALIPLVLTLVIFALVARNAPQRPKAKSVADYLKALGDRDSWWFMFFYSVTFGGFIGLASALPGYFNDQYGLSPVTAGYYTAACVFGGSMMRPLGGALADRFGGIRTLLAMYSLAAICIAAVGFNLPSSVAALALFVSAMLGLGAGNGAVFQLVPQRFRQEIGVMTGLIGMAGGIGGFLLAAGLGAIKQHSGDYQLGLWLFASLGILAWFGLHGVKSRWRTTWGSAAVTAARV, from the coding sequence ATGAATACGAGCTTCTGGAAATCCGGCCACGCCCCTACCTTGTTCGCAGCGTTCCTGTATTTCGACCTCAGTTTCATGGTCTGGTATCTGCTCGGCCCGCTGGCCGTACAGATCGCCACCGACCTGCAACTGACCACCCAGCAACGCGGCCTGGTTGTCGCCACGCCGATCCTGGCCGGTGCGATCATGCGCCTGTTCATGGGCGTGCTGGTCGATCGCCTGTCGCCCAAGGCCGCTGGCCTGATCGGCCAGGTGATTGTCATCTGCGCACTGTTCGGCGCCTGGAAGCTCGGCATTCACAGCTATGAGCAGGCGCTGCTGCTGGGCGTGTTCCTCGGGGTCGCCGGTGCCTCGTTCGCGGTGTCGCTGCCGCTGGCCTCGCAATGGTACCCGCCACAGCACCAGGGCAAGGCCATGGGCATTGCCGGTGCAGGCAACTCCGGCACCGTCCTGGCCGCACTGTTGGCCCCGGTCCTGGCCGCCAGTTTTGGCTGGGGCAATGTCTTCGGGCTCGCATTGATTCCGCTGGTGCTGACCCTGGTGATCTTCGCACTGGTCGCGCGCAACGCCCCACAACGGCCCAAGGCCAAATCGGTAGCCGACTACCTCAAGGCCCTGGGTGACCGTGACAGCTGGTGGTTCATGTTTTTCTACAGCGTGACCTTTGGCGGCTTCATCGGCTTGGCCAGCGCCTTGCCCGGCTACTTCAACGACCAGTACGGCTTGAGCCCGGTGACTGCCGGCTACTACACCGCCGCCTGCGTCTTCGGTGGCAGCATGATGCGCCCACTGGGTGGCGCCCTGGCCGACCGTTTCGGCGGCATCCGCACCTTGCTGGCCATGTACAGCCTGGCTGCCATCTGTATCGCTGCCGTAGGCTTCAACCTGCCCAGCTCGGTCGCTGCGCTTGCGCTGTTCGTCAGCGCCATGCTCGGCCTTGGTGCAGGGAACGGCGCCGTGTTCCAACTGGTACCGCAGCGCTTTCGTCAGGAGATCGGCGTGATGACCGGTTTGATCGGTATGGCCGGCGGCATCGGCGGCTTCCTGTTGGCCGCGGGCCTTGGCGCGATCAAACAACACAGCGGCGACTATCAGCTGGGCTTGTGGCTGTTCGCCAGCCTGGGCATCCTGGCCTGGTTCGGCCTGCACGGCGTGAAAAGCCGCTGGCGCACCACCTGGGGCTCGGCAGCTGTCACCGCCGCCCGCGTCTGA
- a CDS encoding bifunctional protein-serine/threonine kinase/phosphatase translates to MSLQLSFAQASATGPRTENQDALRLVTPAPALAASKGYLFALADGVSQCADGGLAARSSLQALALDYYATPETWTVAQALDRLLLAQNRWLQANGGGQPLLTTLSALVLRGQRFTLAHVGDCRVYRWHDGRLQRISEDHVWDQPGMQHVLKRALGLDQHLVVDYLEGELRQDEGFLLLSDGVWASLSEAEISAVLREQTDLDDVVRTLVNAAHLAGSQDNASALLVQIDQLGASSLGDTLAQLQQWPLPPPLKPGQAIDGWQVEATLGQSRQSLLYRVRDAQKQPWLLKTLPASRQDDPGAQQSLLLEEWFLRRVAGRCFPEVHPASQRQHLYYLMREYPGQTLAELFQQVGPLPLAQWQVLARRLLQAVGMLHRRNILHRDIKPENLHLGTDGELRLLDFGLAYCPGLSQNLANELPGTPSYIAPEAFDGTPPSPQQDLYAVGVTLFYLLTGHYPYGEIEAFQHPRFGTPTSASRFRPDLPDWLDQNLQRALLANPDERFETAEQWLLLLEQGERQTLSTRPRPLLEREPLKVWRTLATVSLLINLLLLIWLLKA, encoded by the coding sequence ATGAGCCTGCAACTGAGTTTCGCCCAGGCCAGCGCCACCGGGCCACGTACGGAGAACCAGGACGCCTTGCGCCTGGTGACTCCGGCACCAGCCCTGGCCGCCAGCAAGGGCTACCTGTTCGCCCTGGCGGATGGCGTCAGCCAGTGCGCCGATGGAGGCCTGGCAGCACGCTCCAGCCTGCAGGCATTGGCCCTGGATTATTACGCGACACCGGAGACCTGGACCGTCGCCCAGGCGCTTGACCGCCTGCTGCTGGCACAAAACCGCTGGCTACAGGCCAATGGCGGGGGGCAGCCACTGCTGACCACCCTCAGCGCCCTGGTCCTGCGCGGCCAACGCTTTACCCTCGCCCATGTGGGCGACTGCCGGGTTTATCGCTGGCACGACGGGCGCCTGCAGCGCATCAGTGAGGATCACGTCTGGGACCAACCCGGCATGCAACACGTGCTCAAGCGCGCGCTGGGCCTGGATCAACACCTTGTGGTCGATTACCTGGAAGGCGAACTGCGCCAGGACGAAGGTTTCCTGCTACTGAGCGACGGTGTCTGGGCATCGCTGAGCGAAGCGGAAATCAGCGCTGTCTTGCGTGAGCAGACGGATCTGGACGATGTCGTCCGCACCCTGGTCAACGCGGCACATCTGGCTGGCAGCCAGGATAACGCCAGCGCCTTGCTGGTGCAGATCGACCAGCTCGGCGCCTCGAGCCTGGGCGATACCCTGGCGCAACTGCAACAGTGGCCGCTACCGCCACCACTCAAGCCCGGCCAGGCGATCGATGGCTGGCAGGTCGAAGCCACCCTGGGGCAATCGCGCCAGTCGCTGCTGTACCGGGTACGTGACGCCCAGAAGCAACCCTGGCTGCTCAAGACCCTGCCAGCGAGTCGCCAGGACGACCCCGGGGCCCAGCAGAGCCTGCTGCTCGAAGAATGGTTTCTGCGGCGAGTGGCTGGCCGCTGCTTTCCCGAGGTCCACCCTGCCAGTCAGCGTCAGCACCTGTACTACCTGATGCGTGAATACCCCGGTCAAACCCTGGCCGAACTGTTTCAACAGGTCGGCCCCCTGCCTCTGGCGCAATGGCAGGTGCTGGCCAGGCGTCTCCTGCAAGCGGTCGGCATGCTTCACCGCCGCAACATCCTGCACCGCGATATCAAGCCGGAAAACCTGCACCTGGGAACTGACGGGGAACTGCGCCTGCTGGATTTCGGCCTGGCCTATTGCCCGGGCCTGTCCCAGAACCTTGCCAACGAGCTCCCCGGCACGCCCAGCTATATCGCACCGGAAGCCTTCGACGGCACCCCGCCCAGTCCGCAACAAGACTTGTACGCAGTCGGCGTGACCCTGTTCTACCTGCTCACCGGACACTATCCCTACGGCGAAATCGAGGCATTCCAGCACCCGCGCTTCGGTACTCCGACCAGTGCCAGCCGGTTCCGCCCGGACCTGCCCGACTGGCTCGACCAGAATCTGCAACGTGCCCTGCTCGCAAACCCCGATGAACGTTTTGAAACCGCCGAACAATGGCTGCTGCTGCTCGAACAGGGCGAACGCCAGACCTTGAGCACGCGACCCCGGCCCCTGCTGGAGCGTGAGCCCCTGAAAGTCTGGCGGACCCTGGCCACCGTGTCGTTACTGATTAATTTGTTGCTGTTGATCTGGCTGCTCAAAGCCTGA